In Alkalimarinus alittae, the DNA window TGGTTAAACTTAATTGAAGAGATGGTGGGCTTTTACATGTTAAATTACTCGAATAGTCCAAAACAGTGTTTTCACCCTGGTGCCTTTAAAGTAACCAAAACCGTTAATGTGGCTGGCTACAAGATAACTGATGGACTTGGTTCGGAAGTAACTAGAGTGGATCCTTATCAGGTTAGTGATACTTATAAACTTAACAAAGAATTTAAGGAAGCATGTACTGATATTTGTTTCAAGCACGGAGCATTAATAGTTGAAGCTCGGTCTGCGACTTTATTTGAAAGAAAAGATAGTGTCAAAAAAGAAAAACAGGCGGTTCTTGAGGTCTTTAGCAGTCTTGAAAAGTTTATGAGCGATTATGACTGTAATAGCGATGTTCGAAAGAAATTCGAATATAATTTAATAAATCTATATAACTTCTACAACGGCCAATAATATTTATATGTTGAAAAATTATAAAACCAATGGGCTCAAAGTAAATTGAAAACTGGTATTGTTTAAATCATTAGCTATGTTTAATCGTTAAGTAACCATAGGAGCCAAGGATGGCGCGATTACTTCGATTAAACCTTTCCAATGTATCGCAACATAGTATTCTACGAGGCAACAACAGGCAAATAAGCACGGCCAGCGCAACTACGCACAGGACTTTGTGCAGCAACGTTCGCATTTACCCCTTGCCAGAGTATGGGTCAATCTAGTCTTTCGAACAGTAGAAAATATCAATTGTTATTTAATAAGACTCAAGATTCTATGAATAGTAAAAATGCCATATATTGCGAGTTATCTTTGAATGAGCTAGATCTTTCTGTTCGGATAATAAAGGCTATCCTAAATTTTGAATATGATGAGTTTTGGTGCATAACTATGTGCACTCGCGAAGAGCTAACAATGATAATTGGTATATTTCAGTTGGCCAAAAATAAATTAAATGAAAATGGTGACTTAGCTCAAATAAAATTAGAATTTGCACAGTACATGATTTTCACAAGAGCCCTTGGGTATGTATGGAATTTTGAAGATTTTTTTGAACATATATTTAATGAACTTGAGTTCGATGAAATAGACAAGCTGAACGAAAAAGTTCGGAGGCTTTACACTTGGTCAGAAAAATCAATGGGGCTAGAGTAAATTGAACACCGGTATTGTTTAAATTAAAATAATTAAATAATAAAGACAGTCACAGAGAGCTGATAATGCCAAAGCATCTGAGAAGGTCATCGTTAGTATTTTTAATACCAAGGCATCTTGTGATGACCACAGATGCAATGTCGTGCCATTAGCCTTGGTGACCATACTCAGAGGCATAAAGGTGTAATCTTTTTTGTGGAGCGACTTGAGCAGTTCCTGTCGAACGTTGTGCCAATGAAAACGCAGGTGCCAAATGTCGGCATTGGCAGAAAAATTACGCTGCTTACACAACCATAAGTAGGCTGTATCGATAGCATCTAGCATGGTTCAAGCATAGCTGAATACCAGCTAAGGGAACAAACTTAGGTTGTTTTATAAAGGCTGAATGACTCCTTTTGGCACAAAGAAGTAATACGAATTATCTATATCCAACCACCTCTATCCGTTGTGAGTTCAGATAAAATAGGTCCGTTCCAACCTTAGAATGCAAATAGCCCTTTTACATAAAAAACCTCAAAGCAGTTTCCCGCTTTGAGGTTTTTATTAGGGTTTAAAGAGTCTAATTGCTTAATTCAACCCTGCGCGCCACTTTTGATTATCTCCACCGTGATGCTCCCATAATACAATCGGATCACCACTGTCAGTACCACCTGCATCAATCACTTGGTTGCTATTGGTACGTGCACTGAAGACATTGCCGTTTTTGTTAAATTGCTGGTTAGTATTACCCTCCTGACAATCCCATATTTGTAGCTGGGTACCATTGCCGGTATTACCATTGGGTATATCTAAGCATTTGTTACCGGCTAACTGGCTTTTTAGGGTCCCCTTCACTGGGTCAAAGTACCACTGCTGTGCGGGGCTACCGTTGCAGCTATAGAGCTGAACTTTGGTGCCGTTGGCATTGTTACCACCCGCTACATCAAGACACTTTCCTTTACGCTTATCACGGAAATCAACCCAACTATGAATGGCCGTCATCGGTCTTAATTCCCACTCCTGCCATTTACGACCGCTGTATTCCCACTGCCCAACATTGCCCCCGTTGCCGTATTCATAGGCATCTGCAACGATGTTGCTGTCGTGTTTGCTGGCTAAGGTATTCATGTTGTAGGTCCAGCGTAAATTATCACTGTCTTCACAATCCCAGATAACGACTTCACCATTGTTATAGGCTTGTCCTCGGTTATCTAAGCACTTAGTTCGATCAGCCCTATTTTCAAACATCTGACGCGCTTTGTTGTAGATCCAGTGCTGATCAAATGACTCATCATCACAATCCCACAGTTGAATATTAGTGCCGTTGACTAAGTTATTATCGTGCCCTGGCACATCCATACATCGACCTGCTTTGCGATTGTAGATTTTCACAAAAGGCTCAAGAGGGTCGATATAAGCGGTGTTGGTATTCGCTTCTGCTCGCTGCCACATTTGTAAATACGCTTCTGCCGAATTCATGACAGACTCATATATACGGGTCGAGGCCTGTTCACGAATATCTTGCAGGTGATCGGCCACTAAACCGTATTGCGCAATACCATCTTGGTTAAGGTCAAAGACTCGATTACCCGACGAAATCAGGGCGGCACACGTCAACAAGCTTGACGAGACTCGCTTAATTTTCATTTTTTCTCTTATTTTTATTTGTAAAATGAAACGATGAAAGTACGGCACAGCACATACACCGTCGCTCTGGTATCTACATTAAGTAGAACCTCTTAGACTAAAAAAAAGCGTATGGCTACGGCAAGTAATAACAGTGTGCAAATAGTATGTACGACTGTGCAAATTATTTAATAGATTGAATTGTAATGATTATTTTTAACGGAAGCGTTCGTCATTTTGGTAACTTTTTACTAAAATGACGAAGGTACGCAGTCTTTATAGTGCCGCTTTTTGGGCTATTTTTGCAGAAAGTGCTTCTTGTTTAGTGAGGAAGTTTTCTATGCGCATCATATTAAGCGTTAAAGGGTTATCAGGATTGGTAACAATTTTCTTATCAAACTCTATACCGTACTCATAAAAACCTACTAATTTATTAACCCTAATAATTTTAGCGGTAATTTGATCTATCGTAATCCCGCCCATATCCATCTCTAAGGTTAAAGATACCGTTATCTTATCTCCGGTATTAAAGGGTCTATTCGTCTTCAAGCACATACCAAACAGCGAGAAATCCTTAGGTCTTGCGTCTTCCCAAATACTTTTTAACAACCCCTTAGATACGCGTACGGAGGAGCTTAAATTCGCCGTTGGCATTCTTTTTCTAGCGCGAAGATCGTTTTTCAAAAGCAGAGCCCTCTTTGTCAATGATTAAGCAGTTTAGCCAAAACAAATTCTTGATTCTGTTATCAGGTTGGCGTTTTATTAGATAGTACTAAACCTCTGTGGTTCTTCAAGCCGCCATTGATAACAATATTACCTACCATCGTCAGACCTAACCCAATAAAGCTACTCATTTGCCAATGGTAGTCTTCAAACCAGCTTGACAGTATTAAGGCCACCACCGGAAACATAACAGTAGCATAAGCGGCTTTATTTGCCCCCAGACGCGCAACGAGGGTCAAATAAGTAGTAAAGCCAACAATAGAACCAAAAATGCTCAAATAAAACAGTGCTCCTAGATATTGCGATCTAACGTCAATCACTAACGGCTGAGCAGTTAACAACAAGATAACCGCTAAAATGAGGGTGCCATAGGTCATAGCATAAGCATTGGTGGTGAGCGGTTTAATACCTTTAAGGCTATGTCTTTTTGATATCATATTGCCTAGCGAGAAAGAATAGGTGCCAACAACCGATAGCGCTAACCCTTTTAAGGTATCAACAGATATTGAACCACTACCACCATGCCCTTCAAGTTCTGGTAAAAACAGTAATACCAGGCCACAAGTACCTAACCCACCGGCGACTAAAACTCGCATGGGAATATGTTCACCCCAAAAAAATCGATTATTAACCGCATTAAAGACAGTCGCTAATGAAAATACAACAGCAACTAAACCACTGGTCACATACTGTGTGGCCGTATAAAAGCAGATGAAATTAAACGAAAATAAACAGCCTCCCTGCAGCACCATATATAAGTGATCAGAGCGGTCAGTTTTTTGAAGTTTTCCCGCTAGCCACATTAATGGCAATAGTATTAACGCGGCTAACCCAAACCGATAAAAAATAGACACTGTGACGGGTACATCGCCTAGCTGAAAGTATATTGCTAGCCAAGTACTCCCCCAAACCAATACCGTAATAGCGTACAAAGAAACCGTCATAAATACCTCAACATCATTTACGGCTCGCTCACCTACTTTAGGTATCGTCCACCTTTTCAATCATCGTGCACATATCGGCGCACACATTTTTTAGACAGCCTTAGCATACTGCGTAAAACTAACAAGGTATTGTATAATATTGCGGTTTTTAAACACTTTTTTAGATATTAAGTTTAAACTAACTGAAAACTAAACTTAGTCACACTAACCACTCAACATGAAGTTTTTTGAGAAGGGGATCGTGGATGAAAATACAAGAATCGGTTTTCGATACATTAGGCAGATCTAATGCACACCTTCTCGCCCAGCATACGATCAACAAACACTTTAAAACCGCCCATTGGTCTAACTCAGACGACCACGTAAGTTATCATGCAGATCGTACTCATACACTAAGCTTTTACCTGCAAGGGGGAGAAGGGGCTAGGCGCATAGATGCGAGCCAAAAAGTCGGTCATTCGGGCAGTTTGTGTATGCTTCCTCAACACCATCAGTCTCAATGGGAGATTACCGCTCCTTGCGTTTTTGCACATTTTTATTTCTCAGATGAGTCTATAAAACAATTTGCGTCAACAACGCTGGATATAGACCCTAGAACCATTGAGGTACCAGAGCTAACATTTCATGATGATGCGATTTTATTATCGCTTTCTAGACAGCTTTTTCTTGTGCCCACAATCAATGGTCATCTACCTCCTTCTCAACTGGCTCAAGAGCAAACTATTCAGCTGATATTTAAACATTTACTGTCAGATAAGCATTACTATCCCCAAAAACAGTTGAAACTTACCGGCGGAATAAGCCCTGCGACACTGCGACAATTAAAAGAGTATATTCACCAGCACTCTCACCAAGCGGTTTGTTTAACTGATCTAGCTGGACTTGCCAACTTAAGTCATTATCACCTATTGAGAATGTTCAAGGCATCAACTGGATACACGCCAAATGATTACTTAACCTATATTCGACTAGAAAAGTCTAAGCAAGCGTTAAGTAGCCAAAAGTCGCTCGCGGAAATAGCCGTTGAGCAAGGCTTTAGTAATCAGAGTCACTTCAATAGGATTTTTAAAAAATGGGTTGGTGTAACACCTGGCACCTATAGATCAATGTGCCGATAAGGCCTGCTTTTGGCCTTACCGTTGGTGGGCAACCATCATTGCTGCACTGCGGTTAGAAACACCCAGTTTTCCGTAAATATTCTTTAAGTGCCATTTGGTCGTTGAAAGCGCTATCCCTGTCTGCTTACTAATTTCAAGATTGGGTAGCCCTGCTGCTAACAGCTCAAATATCTCCATTTCTTTACCTGTTAACAGCGTTTTGGGATTTACCGCAACGTCATCAACGCTTCTAGTTTCGTTCAATAGTTCTTCAAATTGTTCACTATAAACAATAGGAAGTTCAAGCCTATTTTGCCTTATGGCCTGCTTAAATACGGTATCAAGCCCTGGTGCTTCATCAAACACTGATCGGGAAAAACAGACTAGCCCATATTGGTCTAATGTTTTTTTCAACTGATTGATGGCGACATCTTGATTGCCCTGTAGATAATTTACGACAAGCAAATTACATCGTGCAATCAGCGCACGGGTCTTGATGCCTTGTTTTTCAAGTGTTGTTACTAACTTAGTTAATATATCGCTAGCACGGTCATAGCGGCCTTTGGATGTTAACCAGTAAGCAGACGCAAGACTATATCGCTCTTTACTTTCTTGGTAGTACGCTTCATCGCGCCACACCTCTTGCTCTATCCATGATAGCAGGCCATATTTTTCAGCAATGCTGTCTACAGATGTCGATGATTCATCTGTAATCGCCTGCCTCATTAACTCTTGAACAATTTGACTTTGAAAGCGATCGTAGCGGCCAAAAACCAAGATTCGATTCAACTGGTCAAGCAATTTAAATGCTTTTAGTTGTTCGCCCTTAATATGTAATAAACGCGAAAAGCCGAGATATACGTTCGCAACAACCTCTGTTGCACAAGATGAGTTTACACAAGGTAATAGTTTCTGACAGAGCGCTATAGCTTGATCAATTTTGTTTTGCTCATAATAAACGACCATCATACCGGTACCAAGGTTAACCCATACCGGACTTTCAACCCGCTCATCTACATGGCGATATACATCAGTCATGTACTGAATAGCTTCAAGGCCTCGCCCCATATATCGATCGCAGAGAATAACAATCAAATCGGCATAGCTTTCTAGGAACTTGTGACCCACTTTTGATGCAAAGGACTTTGCATCATTAGCAGCAACCAACGCCGACTCTAGCTGCCCTTTGTACAAGAAAATGTAGGCTACAGTGACCATAGACACGACTCGCATATCATCGTTGGTGTGCACCTTAGTAAACTGTTCAAAACTAAGGCCATCAAATGCTTCTGCATCACGCTGAAAAAGAGCCAAGACAGCCTTAAGAAACGGGACATCAACCTCTATTGGGTCAACAGCATTACCGAGCAAATCAAGATAATAGTGCGCTTGATTAAACTTTCGCGAGAATATAAGGGCATACACCAACGGTATTGAGAGCGAATACTTCTCCACCAGTACTTGATCTGAAATACCTGCTAACGCGCCTAACACCGCCTCAAACTCGCCCGACTTAATCCACTGGTTACAGCTCTGTGCTAATACATCATAATAGTAGTCTAGCGCCTCGCACTTCGATGCATAACCAATCGCTTTTGCTAACATGTTCTGACTTAAAAAGTACTCTGCAGCACTACGGTATGCACTATTGATATAGCCCATTCCTTCTTCAATCAACAATCGACCTTGAAGAAACTCTTGTAATAATGAGTGAAAACGAAATGACCCCTGCTCATTTTGATCAGGCATTATAAATAAGCCTTGCCTGACCAGTTTATCAATAATAATTGCGCTATCAGGGCCTATCACAGCATTACAAAGCGGAACATTAAAACTCTCAAATAACGCACTGGTCAGTACAAATTTTCTTACGCCGCCTGTCAAAAGGTTCAGAACTTCATAACCAAAGTAATTGAGCAGTTCAGGCTGGTTGCCGTTAAATGAACTTAACGCAGAATCGCCAGATTTCAGAAATGTTAACAAGGCCAACTTTACACCCACCACCCACCCTTCGGTTTGCGTGTATAGCGTCACCAGTTGTTCATTAGTTAGTGCTTTACCGCTAAGCCCTTCACCTAACTGATTAATTTCATGTTTATTTAATTTTAAATCGTTATAGTCTAAAACTAATATTCGCTCTTCAAGTTTCAAGCGACTAACAGGAAATTCAGGAGGCATTCTACTCGATAAGATTATACTGACATGGTCAGGAAGCACCTCTACCAATTCGCTAAAAACGGAGGATATAAAGGGGTCTTTGATGACATGAAAGTCATCAATCACAATAACAAATGGTTCCTCGACTAAATTAAACGCTTGGATAAGGATGTCCACCATCGCAGCTTCAGATATAAACTGCTCAGACTTAAAAAAGTTGAAAAAAGGCGCATCCCACAAGGGGGTACTTTTTTTCAACTCATTAAATATCTTTTTGAAAATAGACAGATTGTCATTATCACGGCGGGTTAGATCTAGCCTAATGACTGTATGATTAACGCCTCTTTCCTGCCACTGATTTAAAAGGGTTGTTTTTCCAAACCCTGGGGCAGCAACAATGAGGGTTAATGGGTAGTTGCACCCTTTATCAAGCAGGCTAAGTAGCTCATTCCGTTGAATTTCATAGCTCATGGTTATTTTACAGTACTGTTTGTTTTTTATTTTATCGATCGTTCCAACTATATCGCAAACTAGGCTTCCGTATATTAAAAATTATGGAACAAGCGTACTCTGAATTATGAGTATCGCACCATTTAACCCATAAAAATATTATCTATGACCACTTTGTGAACTACTTCTTATGTTCTTCAATATTAAGGCGATCAAGTGTTCGGTAAGTTAGCTTAATTTCGACGCTTTACGTGTTTCGCCAGGTGTTTTTCCCGTCCAACTTCTGTACGCGCGAGTAAAGCTAGCCTGATCGCCAAACCCGAGTTTATTCGCAATTTCACATAGCGGCATAGGGGTCTCACGCAAATAAAGGTCTGCATACCCCAGCCTAACGTCATTACTAATTTCTCTAAACGAAGTGTTCTCTTCTGCAAGTTGCTGACGCAGATATCGTGAGCTCATACTCAGCCTTTCTGCGCTCCGCTCAATACTTGTATGACCCGGTGCTTTAAGAATGTGTTCTCTCACCTTTGCCGCGTAATGGCCGTACTTATCATCATTTAGCCCAAGCTCTTTTGACTTAGCAATATGTTGATTTTGAGCAAGCGAGTAAACAACCTTTCGTTTTTCTGGGCTTTCTGTTTGCCGATGCTCGACCTGTCTTAATCTAGGAAAGGTAACTTGATTATATTTTGAGTTGAAAGTCCATTCAGTGTTGGGTGCTAAACCCTCCCACTCAGCCCGAGATTTATCTGACTCAAATTGACAATCAAAACGCATTTCTCTACAAATAGCAGACGAAACTGCATAGATACTGCCCATATAGACTTTAGCTATAAATGATTTTGCAGGGCCCAGGTCCCAAGTATCGTGCAAGCGAACGGATACATCATTACCTATATGCAAAACCTCCATATCAAATAACGGTAAGCTAACGCTCAGATGCTTAACAACGGTTTCAATAAGTTGAGAATGATTTTCTCGACTTATGAGCATATACCCGAACAGTCCATGACTACCTAAATCAAGTTGCTGCCCAAACTCAAATGCAGCTTGCTCATCATTCAGCAGCCATTGCGCCGTCTCAAGCAGAGGAATAACTTGGTTTACAGATAGATAGCTATCTGGCTTTGTCATTAAACTTTTGGCAGAAGCACTATGAGCAGTAATCACTTCCTCTGATATTCGTTTAGTTTTCAAAAACTTTAAAAAGCGCTCTGCATACCTTGTAGAAACTAGAGGGACATCATAAGTCAAAGCATCCTGCATACGAACTCCTTCTGACTAACGTGAGGTCAATAAAACCGCCATTGATTTATCAAGCAACCAAAACTACTTAAGTGGTATCTGTCACACTTAAACATTCATAGTTAGCTTTGGCGATCACATTCTTTTTATTTTTCTGACAATCAGGTTAATGCGAGGAAGGACTAAGCTTAACCCCCCCTAAGAAGGGGGTTCTTCTGGTTAATAAGTACCATTACCATAAAGTACTTTATTAACAACCAGTTAAAAACCAATATATGTAATTAAAAAAAACATAGCGGCGTAGCCAATAGCCCAAAACATGAACTGGATCACACTACGCCTTTTCGATCAAACTCATCAATAAGAGCCTGTTCTTATTGATGAAAAGGACACACCGGTTTTGTACCGTTCCATACAGGCAAGGACAAATCCTCAGGCTCTTCGACAGGCCCTCCGGTACGCGCTTTATATGAGCCTTCATTAATGGATAATTTCATCAATGCGGTCGCTTTTCGCTCTCGTTTATTCGGCGCTCTAACGTTATCCCAGCGCCCTTCTTCAATTTGGTTAATAACCACTTCAAAGGCACGATCAAACTCATTTTCAGCCACCACTCTACTGCCTGTACAATACAACACAGCTGAACGATAGTTAGCACTATGGTGATAAGCGGACTTAGACATCACCCACTCGTTACACTCAGCAAATGAAACACTTATTTCACCACCCCCCTCTAGATGCCTTTGTATTCGACTTTTATTTGCCACGTGTAAGTATAAATCTTCCTCCACTCGCCAAATGGTAATCGGAATGACGACAGGCCGGTTATTAACAATAAAGCCAATATGACCAAGTTTTAAGTCATCAATCAGCTGAAATATTTTTGATTTATCGTAGCTTGCACGCTTCGCCCCTCTTCTAACTTTACTGTGCTCTGTAAACTTAACCTCACTCACCACCCGACTCCTTACCACTATTAGTTTATGTTCCATCGCATATGTTGATATGGTGATTGTTACGCCAAACTGGTATCTTTATAAGATCCAATTTATAAAAATATATGGTGCCAGTCATGGAAGCCCCATCCTTTTCCTCTTTCGCGTTTTGCGCTGACCGCCCCTTACAAGAACAACTTCAGCAGCAGTTAACCGACTGGATATACACCGGCAGATTATCGCCAGGCACTCGTTTACCATCTTCCCGCCGCCTCGCGGCAGAGCTTAATATCAGTAGAAACACCGTTACCATAGTGCTGGACCAGTTAAAATCAGAGGGGTTTTTAGAAGGCATTCAAGGCAAAGGGGTTTTTGTTGCGCCAGACCTCCCAACAGATATCTCTGGCCCATCTAAGGTCAACTGGGGCCATAAAGGCCCCCTCCCTGAACTTTCTGAGTTCGGTGTATATCTCAACAAAACACCCTTAACCGAGCACGGTAAAATACTGCCTTTTACACCCGGCATACCGGATATAGCATCCTTCCCACAAAAATCATGGCTACAAATACAACGTAGGCACCAAAGCCGAATAAACCTAATGGGGTACGACGGTAATCAAGGTTATGGCCCGTTACGAGAAGCATTGTCGGAATATTTAAAACTGTCTCGCGGCGTACGTTGCACCCCGCAACAAATCATCATTACCCAAGGCGCACAGCAAGCCATCTCTCTTTGTGCTCAAGTATTACTCAATGAAGGTGATTCAGTACTGGTTGAAAACCCTGGTTACATGGGCGCAAGAAAGGCATTTTTGGCCCGCAGAGCGAAATTAATATCATGCCCAATGGGAGAAAACGGCATAGACCTGGATGCGTTACAGAAAAATAAAAACATAAATGCACGCCAGCCAAAGCTGATGTACGTCACCCCAACCCATCAATATCCTTTAGGCGGTATTCTGCCTGCCTCTCAACGTCTAAAACTGCTAGATTGGGCATCACAACAACATACATGGTTAATCGAAGACGACTACGACAGTGAGTTTCATTACTTCCATAAACCCATCGCAGCCTTACAAGGAATGGCAGAAGAAACCCCGGTCATCTATATGGGGAGCTTTAGTAAAACACTGTTTCCAGCCCTGAGGCTCGGTTATTTAGTGGTACCAGAACCATTAGCCAAGGTATTTATAAAAGCTAAAAGTTTTATGGGTGGAGAGTCGCCATTACTTACACAAGCTGTTGTTGCAGACTTTATAGGCGAAGGGCACTTTATTCGTCATTTAAGAAAAATGAGGCTGTTATATCAAGATAAATGGCAGCACCTTAATAGCCTTCTTAACAATGAACTGTCCGAGCAAGTGAGGCCCATTTTACAAAGTGCGGGTATGCACTTAGCCATTGAAATTCCAAACATAGATGATCAAACGTTAAAGCAGCTGTTTCAACAACAGGGGTTTGGCAGTTCTGCACTCTCATCTTACTTTAACGAGAATCCTACTATGACAGGGTTAGTGCTGGGGTTTGCTAATACGACGGAACATCAAAGAGAGCAAGGTGTGGCTGCGTTGAAAAAAATCTTAGACATAGAAGACATGCGCTCTATATAAGATGTTATAGGGAGTGATACTCAACCGATGCCATTTCAATCAAACGACTACGCGCTCTTTCAAATTCAAACATCAAACACCCTTCGGTATATAGCTGATCAAATGGCACTTCACTAACCAGATAAAGCTTCACTTTGCATTCATAAAGTTCATCAACTAACGCGATAAACCGGCGAACAGCGTCATCCATATTTGAATGAACAACTTTCCGCTCTCCCGTCTCGCCAGACCCCACACTACCATCTTCAGTACCACGCGCTTTTATGTGTTCAAAGCTACTCCCCCCTAAGGAGGGTATGTTAATCAGAATGACGGTCCTAAAATCCTTAGCCAGCTGAATATAATCAAGCTGGCTTCTAGGCCCTTCGCAAAGCTGTGAGAACTCAAAACAGATAGCCTGCGGGCTGCGCGACACGTAAGGAATTTCTCTGCCTAAAACCATTATCGACTTAGCATTAGAGCTAGCCATGGGCAGATCATACTGATCAAACAATGCCATGATGGTATCAGTATTGAACGCTAAGCTAGCGGGCTCAACAAAATAGATTTGTTGCTGAGTTAACAACCGTTCTCGGTGGTCATCTTCACCACTAAGATGAATGGTGAGGGTATATTCTTTAATCGCCTCTATAGCCGATAGAAACCTTGAACGCTGTAGACCGTCAAGATATAAATCATCAGGCCGAGAATTGCTGGTCGCCACTAATACAACATTCAACTCAAACAGGTATTTCAGGAGATGGCCTAGCAGCATGGCGTCGCCAATATCTGACACAAAAAACTCGTCAAAGCACAACACTTTATATTCTGAGCTTAACTTTTCGGCAATCAACCTAAGCGGGTCTGAGTTACCTGAAAGTTGAGCTAACTGCAGATGAACTGAGGCCATAAAATGATGAAAGTGTTGACGCAAACAGTATTCCGACTTAAGAGAGCCAGAGAATAGATCCATCAGGAATGTTTTGCCCCTGCCGACCTTACCCCATAAATACAGGCCTCGAATATTCATTGTTTGCTCTGACGCGTTATCCAACTGGCGATAAAGGTCATCAAGCGAATCTAATGCACTATATTGGGCAGAGTCATCAATGACCGAGCCACTCTCAACAAGTGACCGGTATTGCTGCTTTGGACTTAAAGACGTGACATACATATTATGAAGAAACCCATTGATGAGCAGGACTCTGCACATCAATTTTCTTTTTAACTATACCTTTTGTTGAGCATCAGCACTGGAATACAGCATGACTAGACAGAAGTATTATCCAACAGACTGTATCTCTTCATCTGTCAAATAGCGCCATTCACCTAACGCTAAATCATCATCCAGAACAATTTCACCCACTTGCTCTCGATGTAACTCAACTACACGATTATTCATCGCTCCAAACATCCGTTTAACCTGATGGTATTTGCCTTCATGTATGGTTAACAGGCACTCAGTGGGAGCCAGTATTTCAAGCTCTGCAGGCAAGGTAGGCTGCTTCTCGCCTTTAAGCATAATACCTTCAGCAAAGCGCTCTACAGTTTCGTCAGGTATCGCCTCGGCTAGCACGACTCTATAGCGTTTTTTACACTGCTTTTTTGGTGACGTAATGTTATGAGACCACTTTCCGTCATCGGTAATCAACAGCAGCCCGGTAGTATCGGCATCAAGACGGCCCGCTATTAATAAGTCTTCTACTCGCTCGATATCAAACAAATCAAATACTGATCGGTAATCGTCATCTAACGATGTACAAACCGCGCCATCAGGCTTATTCAGCATAATATACCGCGGGCCTGAGAAGCGAAGGTTCCGCCCATCAAA includes these proteins:
- a CDS encoding PilZ domain-containing protein codes for the protein MKNDLRARKRMPTANLSSSVRVSKGLLKSIWEDARPKDFSLFGMCLKTNRPFNTGDKITVSLTLEMDMGGITIDQITAKIIRVNKLVGFYEYGIEFDKKIVTNPDNPLTLNMMRIENFLTKQEALSAKIAQKAAL
- a CDS encoding DMT family transporter, yielding MKRWTIPKVGERAVNDVEVFMTVSLYAITVLVWGSTWLAIYFQLGDVPVTVSIFYRFGLAALILLPLMWLAGKLQKTDRSDHLYMVLQGGCLFSFNFICFYTATQYVTSGLVAVVFSLATVFNAVNNRFFWGEHIPMRVLVAGGLGTCGLVLLFLPELEGHGGSGSISVDTLKGLALSVVGTYSFSLGNMISKRHSLKGIKPLTTNAYAMTYGTLILAVILLLTAQPLVIDVRSQYLGALFYLSIFGSIVGFTTYLTLVARLGANKAAYATVMFPVVALILSSWFEDYHWQMSSFIGLGLTMVGNIVINGGLKNHRGLVLSNKTPT
- a CDS encoding LuxR C-terminal-related transcriptional regulator, producing the protein MSYEIQRNELLSLLDKGCNYPLTLIVAAPGFGKTTLLNQWQERGVNHTVIRLDLTRRDNDNLSIFKKIFNELKKSTPLWDAPFFNFFKSEQFISEAAMVDILIQAFNLVEEPFVIVIDDFHVIKDPFISSVFSELVEVLPDHVSIILSSRMPPEFPVSRLKLEERILVLDYNDLKLNKHEINQLGEGLSGKALTNEQLVTLYTQTEGWVVGVKLALLTFLKSGDSALSSFNGNQPELLNYFGYEVLNLLTGGVRKFVLTSALFESFNVPLCNAVIGPDSAIIIDKLVRQGLFIMPDQNEQGSFRFHSLLQEFLQGRLLIEEGMGYINSAYRSAAEYFLSQNMLAKAIGYASKCEALDYYYDVLAQSCNQWIKSGEFEAVLGALAGISDQVLVEKYSLSIPLVYALIFSRKFNQAHYYLDLLGNAVDPIEVDVPFLKAVLALFQRDAEAFDGLSFEQFTKVHTNDDMRVVSMVTVAYIFLYKGQLESALVAANDAKSFASKVGHKFLESYADLIVILCDRYMGRGLEAIQYMTDVYRHVDERVESPVWVNLGTGMMVVYYEQNKIDQAIALCQKLLPCVNSSCATEVVANVYLGFSRLLHIKGEQLKAFKLLDQLNRILVFGRYDRFQSQIVQELMRQAITDESSTSVDSIAEKYGLLSWIEQEVWRDEAYYQESKERYSLASAYWLTSKGRYDRASDILTKLVTTLEKQGIKTRALIARCNLLVVNYLQGNQDVAINQLKKTLDQYGLVCFSRSVFDEAPGLDTVFKQAIRQNRLELPIVYSEQFEELLNETRSVDDVAVNPKTLLTGKEMEIFELLAAGLPNLEISKQTGIALSTTKWHLKNIYGKLGVSNRSAAMMVAHQR
- a CDS encoding helix-turn-helix transcriptional regulator, with amino-acid sequence MKIQESVFDTLGRSNAHLLAQHTINKHFKTAHWSNSDDHVSYHADRTHTLSFYLQGGEGARRIDASQKVGHSGSLCMLPQHHQSQWEITAPCVFAHFYFSDESIKQFASTTLDIDPRTIEVPELTFHDDAILLSLSRQLFLVPTINGHLPPSQLAQEQTIQLIFKHLLSDKHYYPQKQLKLTGGISPATLRQLKEYIHQHSHQAVCLTDLAGLANLSHYHLLRMFKASTGYTPNDYLTYIRLEKSKQALSSQKSLAEIAVEQGFSNQSHFNRIFKKWVGVTPGTYRSMCR
- a CDS encoding RICIN domain-containing protein — encoded protein: MKIKRVSSSLLTCAALISSGNRVFDLNQDGIAQYGLVADHLQDIREQASTRIYESVMNSAEAYLQMWQRAEANTNTAYIDPLEPFVKIYNRKAGRCMDVPGHDNNLVNGTNIQLWDCDDESFDQHWIYNKARQMFENRADRTKCLDNRGQAYNNGEVVIWDCEDSDNLRWTYNMNTLASKHDSNIVADAYEYGNGGNVGQWEYSGRKWQEWELRPMTAIHSWVDFRDKRKGKCLDVAGGNNANGTKVQLYSCNGSPAQQWYFDPVKGTLKSQLAGNKCLDIPNGNTGNGTQLQIWDCQEGNTNQQFNKNGNVFSARTNSNQVIDAGGTDSGDPIVLWEHHGGDNQKWRAGLN